A section of the Paenibacillus aurantius genome encodes:
- the ilvA gene encoding threonine ammonia-lyase → MEAQKLLKGIIHETPLQASRTFSAMSESQVYLKLENLQKTGAFKIRGAFVKAARLSAEARAKGLITASAGNHAQGVACAAAHFGVPSIIVMPEAAPSAKVQATEGYGSKVVLHGANYDEAYRHALQLSEEKGACFVHAFDDEDIISGQGTVGLEILQSLPDVETIVVPVGGGGLISGIAAAVKTLKPEVEIIGVQPEQASSGFLSWQAGQRMIVPAPRSIADGLCVQTPGLLPFEMIRQQVDTMCTVSEAELTEAMMLLLERSKLLVEGAGAAPLAALLSGRLPLKGRKTVLVVSGGNVDLGRLAGLTASRNLVS, encoded by the coding sequence GTGGAGGCACAGAAGCTTCTGAAAGGAATCATTCACGAGACGCCGCTGCAGGCTTCCCGAACGTTCAGCGCCATGAGCGAAAGCCAGGTGTATTTGAAGCTGGAAAATCTGCAGAAGACGGGCGCCTTCAAAATTCGAGGAGCCTTCGTTAAAGCGGCCCGCCTGTCGGCGGAAGCCCGAGCCAAAGGGCTTATCACCGCTTCGGCGGGCAATCATGCCCAAGGGGTGGCCTGCGCCGCCGCCCATTTCGGCGTCCCCTCCATTATCGTCATGCCCGAAGCCGCTCCGTCGGCGAAGGTACAGGCCACGGAAGGGTATGGATCGAAGGTCGTGCTGCACGGGGCGAATTACGATGAAGCCTACCGGCATGCGCTGCAGCTTTCCGAGGAAAAAGGAGCCTGCTTTGTGCATGCCTTCGACGACGAAGACATCATCTCCGGGCAGGGAACGGTAGGCTTGGAGATTCTTCAGTCCCTTCCGGATGTCGAGACCATTGTTGTCCCGGTCGGAGGAGGCGGCTTGATCAGTGGCATTGCGGCTGCCGTCAAAACACTTAAGCCGGAAGTGGAAATCATCGGGGTGCAGCCGGAGCAGGCTTCTTCCGGATTCCTTTCGTGGCAGGCCGGCCAGCGTATGATCGTGCCCGCTCCCCGGTCCATTGCCGACGGCTTGTGCGTGCAGACCCCCGGCCTTCTCCCCTTTGAGATGATCCGGCAGCAGGTAGATACGATGTGCACCGTTTCCGAAGCAGAATTAACGGAAGCGATGATGCTTCTGCTCGAACGATCCAAGCTTCTAGTGGAAGGAGCGGGAGCAGCTCCGTTGGCCGCGCTGCTAAGCGGTCGGCTTCCGCTTAAAGGACGGAAGACCGTACTTGTCGTCAGCGGAGGGAACGTTGACCTGGGAAGGCTGGCCGGCTTAACGGCATCACGAAACCTGGTCAGCTGA
- a CDS encoding ABC transporter ATP-binding protein — translation MIKLTDIYFKREERTIIKGINLQVKPAEQWVILGRNGSGKTTLLEMINGYLFPSSGKVEVMGNLYGTVDLREVRKKIGYISQSLFEKLNLGDPVWEVVATGEYGFLRFYQTIPQEVIDKAEEMLNFVGLSHVAKQPLGTLSQGERKKVMLARSLMTEPSILILDEPCAGLDLYEREKLLENIDQLAGRGITTIYVTHHVEEIMPLYTHVVLIDQGETVASGPKKEVLTAENLGRAFGITLSLEWNRERPWIKVLDNHF, via the coding sequence GTGATCAAGCTGACGGATATTTATTTTAAGCGGGAAGAACGAACGATAATTAAGGGCATTAACCTTCAGGTGAAGCCCGCTGAACAATGGGTCATTCTCGGACGTAACGGCTCCGGCAAGACCACCCTTCTCGAGATGATCAACGGCTATTTGTTTCCGAGCTCGGGTAAAGTCGAAGTTATGGGCAATCTGTACGGCACGGTCGATTTAAGAGAGGTCCGCAAAAAAATCGGCTACATTTCCCAATCACTCTTCGAGAAGCTAAATCTCGGCGATCCCGTTTGGGAGGTGGTGGCCACCGGAGAATACGGGTTTCTGCGCTTCTATCAGACCATTCCCCAGGAGGTCATCGACAAGGCGGAAGAGATGCTGAATTTTGTCGGATTAAGCCATGTGGCCAAGCAGCCCCTCGGCACTTTGTCGCAAGGAGAGAGGAAGAAGGTCATGCTGGCCCGGTCGTTGATGACGGAGCCCTCCATTCTGATTCTGGACGAGCCTTGTGCCGGCCTTGATCTGTACGAGCGCGAGAAGCTTCTGGAGAATATCGACCAGCTGGCCGGACGCGGCATCACGACGATCTATGTCACCCATCATGTGGAAGAGATTATGCCGTTGTACACGCATGTAGTCCTTATCGATCAAGGAGAAACGGTGGCTTCCGGACCGAAGAAGGAAGTTTTGACAGCCGAGAATTTGGGCCGGGCCTTCGGCATTACGTTATCCTTGGAATGGAATAGAGAACGCCCTTGGATCAAAGTGCTTGATAACCATTTCTAA
- a CDS encoding deoxyribonuclease IV, with product MYVGSHISIRHGYSGAARTALSLEANAFQYFPKNPRSLTVKQVDTQDAAACAELSRSNGLVSISHSPYPSNLAIAEPGLAEAVAASLRNDLDITNACGSIGVVVHFGKSKQKDPLQGYKDIIGSLNRILEGWEGESLILLENQAGEGTGMGMTLRELTQIRSLTERPDKIGFCLDTCHAFAAGIWTGDNWEAMAEEGHETGYWEHLRAVHLNDSVYPSGSRRDRHANIGQGQIGVENLVRLITSPEMKGIPLILETGSGPDGTHREEIALVKELASRAGKL from the coding sequence ATGTATGTCGGGAGCCACATCAGCATTCGTCACGGGTATTCCGGGGCGGCCCGGACCGCCCTGTCTCTTGAGGCGAACGCCTTTCAATATTTCCCCAAAAACCCCCGCAGCCTGACCGTCAAGCAGGTCGACACCCAGGACGCGGCTGCCTGCGCGGAGCTAAGCCGGTCTAACGGGCTCGTTTCCATTTCCCATTCTCCGTATCCATCCAACTTGGCGATAGCAGAACCGGGCTTGGCGGAGGCCGTTGCCGCGTCCCTGCGCAATGATCTGGACATCACCAATGCATGCGGCTCTATCGGGGTTGTTGTTCACTTCGGCAAGTCCAAGCAAAAGGACCCACTGCAGGGCTACAAGGACATTATCGGCAGCTTAAACCGGATTCTGGAGGGCTGGGAAGGCGAGTCCTTGATTCTTCTTGAGAATCAAGCAGGTGAAGGAACGGGGATGGGCATGACCCTGCGGGAGCTGACCCAGATCCGGTCCTTGACGGAGCGCCCGGACAAGATCGGATTTTGTCTGGATACGTGCCATGCTTTCGCGGCGGGGATCTGGACAGGAGACAATTGGGAGGCTATGGCGGAGGAAGGACATGAAACGGGTTATTGGGAGCACCTCCGCGCCGTTCATCTGAACGATTCCGTCTATCCCTCGGGTTCCAGGCGGGATCGTCACGCCAACATCGGACAGGGGCAGATCGGGGTAGAGAACCTGGTCCGGCTGATCACTAGTCCCGAAATGAAGGGGATTCCGCTTATTCTGGAGACGGGAAGCGGGCCGGACGGCACCCACCGGGAGGAGATCGCCCTGGTCAAGGAGTTGGCTTCAAGGGCTGGAAAACTTTAA
- a CDS encoding Fpg/Nei family DNA glycosylase, whose translation MPELPEMETYRRLLSSRIIDRPLTDVEVGREKSINVPVPVFRETLIGNSITGIERRAKHLLFYLSSGEKLLLHLMLGGWMFYGRPEDKPDRTVQVEVSFGDERLYFIGLRLGYLHLHKEAEVESLLGKLGPEPLSPDFTAERLTGLLSGKRGILKTTLVDQSFLSGIGNCYSDEICFEAGLLPSRTLPTLTGPETRRLSISMQAVLKEAVAYGGYMEDPLYKGDRLTGGYNERCRVYDRKGEPCLRCGRPVIQVELASRKCFYCENCQH comes from the coding sequence ATGCCCGAATTGCCGGAAATGGAAACCTATAGAAGGCTGCTCTCTTCGCGAATAATAGATCGTCCCCTAACAGACGTTGAAGTAGGACGGGAGAAATCCATCAATGTGCCGGTTCCGGTTTTCCGAGAAACCTTAATCGGCAATTCCATAACCGGGATCGAAAGAAGGGCCAAGCACCTTCTTTTCTATCTGTCGAGCGGGGAAAAGTTGCTCCTTCACTTGATGCTGGGGGGCTGGATGTTCTATGGAAGACCGGAGGACAAGCCGGACCGGACCGTTCAGGTGGAAGTGAGCTTCGGGGACGAGCGTCTTTATTTCATCGGGCTGCGGCTTGGCTATTTGCATCTGCATAAGGAGGCGGAGGTGGAAAGCCTGCTCGGCAAGCTGGGGCCGGAGCCGCTTTCCCCCGATTTTACCGCAGAGCGGCTCACCGGTCTTCTATCCGGCAAGAGAGGGATACTCAAGACCACCTTGGTCGACCAAAGCTTCCTGTCGGGAATCGGGAACTGTTATTCCGATGAGATTTGTTTCGAAGCGGGCCTTCTGCCGTCCCGAACCTTGCCTACCCTGACCGGGCCGGAAACGAGGCGCTTGTCTATCTCCATGCAGGCGGTGTTAAAAGAGGCGGTCGCTTACGGCGGGTACATGGAGGATCCCTTGTATAAGGGAGACCGGTTAACGGGCGGCTACAACGAACGCTGCCGCGTGTACGACCGGAAAGGAGAGCCCTGCTTGCGCTGCGGACGTCCAGTCATCCAGGTAGAGCTTGCTTCCCGGAAATGCTTTTACTGCGAAAATTGTCAACATTGA
- a CDS encoding ribonuclease H-like domain-containing protein, with product MSGLKDRLNRLKRTTAEQKPAVRTEALGGDWEQLQAVMEINDWGSFIKRSCRYPLTHKHGKHRLGDLHEYADGLQAFHPGFPVHPECLLFLDTETTGLGVGAGNVPFMLGLGFYQEEEFVVEQLFIRNPAEEMAMLAYVQSIIGRFTHLVSYNGRTFDWPLVKNRYVLNRMELDDSLRHLDFLYPSRSLWRHTMPSCRLGKVEEQHLAFNRTEDVPGSLAPTLYFEYLAEHDPKVMEGVFVHNEHDILSLAGLAVHFSRALAGELPYFLMVEEEVFRLGLWLDRMGQHEHASEVFGHLLDRPEEASAGYWVQIAASFKKRGEERKAVELWTKAADFQKGHSLHSLEPLVELAMFYEHKRKDFGTALYYAEEALSQAWTRSRLSRGTAKQRSQLEQLNKRVDRLRLKRDKAMGKTSPKEPSHPTLF from the coding sequence ATGAGCGGGCTCAAGGACCGGTTAAACCGGCTTAAACGGACCACGGCGGAACAGAAGCCGGCGGTAAGGACAGAGGCGTTAGGAGGAGACTGGGAGCAGCTTCAGGCCGTTATGGAGATCAACGATTGGGGTTCGTTCATCAAGCGCTCCTGCCGCTATCCGCTGACCCACAAGCACGGCAAACACCGGCTGGGGGACCTGCATGAATATGCCGATGGCTTACAGGCCTTCCATCCGGGCTTCCCGGTTCACCCGGAGTGCCTGCTGTTTCTGGATACCGAGACAACCGGGCTTGGGGTAGGAGCCGGCAATGTTCCGTTTATGCTGGGGTTGGGGTTCTACCAAGAAGAGGAGTTTGTCGTAGAGCAGCTGTTTATCCGGAACCCCGCGGAAGAGATGGCGATGCTGGCTTACGTCCAATCCATCATCGGCCGCTTCACTCACTTGGTGTCCTATAACGGCCGGACCTTCGACTGGCCGCTCGTAAAGAACCGGTACGTGCTTAACCGCATGGAGTTGGACGATTCCCTGCGGCATCTTGATTTTCTCTATCCGTCCCGAAGCCTGTGGAGGCATACGATGCCCTCCTGCCGGCTGGGTAAGGTGGAAGAGCAGCATTTGGCTTTCAACCGGACAGAGGATGTGCCGGGCTCCTTAGCCCCCACGCTTTATTTTGAGTATCTGGCCGAGCACGATCCTAAAGTGATGGAAGGAGTGTTCGTGCATAACGAGCACGACATTTTGTCGCTTGCGGGACTGGCGGTTCACTTCAGCCGGGCATTGGCCGGCGAGCTGCCCTATTTTCTTATGGTGGAGGAAGAGGTGTTCCGGCTCGGGTTATGGCTGGACAGAATGGGACAGCACGAGCATGCCTCAGAAGTGTTCGGACACCTTCTGGACCGGCCGGAGGAGGCTTCCGCCGGATATTGGGTGCAGATAGCCGCTTCTTTCAAGAAAAGAGGGGAAGAGCGGAAAGCGGTGGAGCTCTGGACAAAGGCCGCCGATTTCCAGAAAGGCCATTCGCTGCATTCGTTGGAGCCGCTGGTGGAGCTTGCCATGTTCTATGAGCATAAGAGAAAGGACTTCGGAACCGCCTTGTATTATGCCGAGGAGGCGTTGAGCCAGGCGTGGACCCGCAGCAGGCTGTCGAGGGGAACCGCCAAGCAGAGGAGTCAGCTGGAGCAGCTGAACAAGCGGGTGGACCGTCTTCGACTCAAGCGCGATAAAGCGATGGGGAAGACCTCTCCGAAGGAGCCGTCTCACCCGACTCTTTTCTAA
- a CDS encoding DEAD/DEAH box helicase, which translates to MRKKTLPELIEDLRSNENIINWHEMPPQEARTRPIPESVDPRLRKALEKRGIKEVYTHQHSAYETVQRGENIVAVTPTASGKTLCYNLPVLQAIAADDSSRALYLFPTKALAQDQKSELNEIIDEMGIDIKSYTYDGDTSPAIRQIVRKAGHIVITNPDMLHSAILPHHTKWVSLFENLKYIVIDELHTYRGVFGSHVANLIRRLKRICAFYGSRSVFICTSATIANPKELAEQLTGTPMRLIDDNGAPRGRKHFVFYNPPVVNKPLNIRRSATVEVNHLAQEFLKNKIQTIVFARSRVRVELILSHIQELVKNELGTKSIRGYRGGYLPKQRREIERGLREGEILGVVSTNALELGVDIGQLQVCVMTGYPGSIASTWQQAGRAGRRHGEALIVMVASSTPIDQYIVQNPDYFFDRSPESARINPENLIILVDHLKCAAYELPFKGTEEFGPLDVTDIMEYLVEERVLHRHDETFYWANQSFPASEISLRSASQENVVIVDQSDVANVRIIGEMDRFSAMTLLHDEAIYLHEGVQYQVEKLDWEHKKAYVREVDVEYYTDANLAVNLKVLELDRTTSRERTAVHFGDVAVNVMPTIFKKIKLTTFENIGSGPIHLPEEELHTSAAWIEWRETDPELGKKTLEQLLLGIANVLKHIVPVMAMCDRRDIHVVSQIKAAHTGLPTIFVYDHYPGGIGLAEDVYKRIDEVKQAASTLIQKCPCKDGCPSCIGTEIEGINGKHKSIQLLKQL; encoded by the coding sequence ATGCGTAAGAAAACTTTGCCCGAACTAATCGAGGATCTGCGCTCCAATGAAAATATAATCAACTGGCACGAGATGCCTCCGCAGGAAGCCAGAACGAGGCCCATTCCGGAAAGTGTCGATCCCCGGCTTCGGAAAGCACTGGAGAAGCGCGGCATAAAGGAAGTTTATACCCACCAGCACTCGGCGTACGAAACGGTGCAGAGAGGGGAAAACATCGTCGCCGTTACTCCTACGGCCTCGGGGAAGACGCTGTGTTATAACCTGCCGGTGCTGCAGGCTATTGCCGCGGACGACTCGAGCCGAGCGCTGTATTTGTTTCCGACAAAGGCGCTTGCCCAGGACCAGAAGAGCGAGTTGAACGAGATTATCGACGAAATGGGCATTGACATCAAAAGCTATACCTATGATGGAGACACTTCCCCCGCCATCCGGCAAATCGTTCGCAAAGCCGGTCATATCGTCATAACGAATCCGGATATGCTGCATTCGGCCATTCTGCCGCATCATACCAAATGGGTCAGCCTGTTCGAGAACCTTAAATACATCGTGATCGACGAATTGCATACGTACCGGGGCGTATTCGGAAGCCATGTGGCCAATCTCATCCGGCGGCTTAAGCGGATCTGCGCCTTCTACGGCAGCCGTTCCGTGTTCATCTGTACATCGGCGACCATCGCCAACCCGAAGGAATTGGCGGAGCAGTTGACCGGCACCCCCATGCGTCTAATCGACGACAACGGGGCTCCGCGCGGCCGGAAGCATTTTGTTTTCTACAATCCTCCGGTTGTCAACAAGCCGCTGAACATCCGCCGAAGCGCCACTGTAGAGGTTAACCACCTTGCGCAGGAGTTTCTTAAGAATAAGATCCAGACCATTGTTTTTGCGAGAAGCCGGGTAAGGGTGGAGCTTATCCTTAGCCACATTCAGGAACTCGTTAAGAACGAGCTGGGGACGAAGTCCATCCGGGGATACCGCGGAGGATACCTGCCCAAGCAGAGACGGGAGATCGAGCGGGGCTTGCGCGAAGGAGAGATTCTGGGCGTTGTCAGCACGAATGCCCTGGAGCTGGGTGTTGACATCGGCCAGCTTCAGGTTTGCGTCATGACCGGCTATCCCGGCAGCATAGCGAGCACCTGGCAGCAGGCGGGACGAGCCGGACGAAGACATGGTGAAGCCCTGATCGTCATGGTGGCCTCTTCTACCCCGATCGACCAATATATTGTGCAGAACCCGGATTATTTCTTTGACCGGAGCCCGGAATCGGCGCGGATTAATCCCGAGAATCTGATTATTCTTGTCGATCATCTGAAATGTGCGGCGTACGAGCTGCCGTTCAAGGGAACAGAGGAGTTCGGCCCGCTGGACGTTACCGATATTATGGAATACCTGGTTGAGGAACGGGTGCTGCACCGGCATGACGAAACGTTCTATTGGGCGAATCAGTCTTTTCCGGCAAGTGAAATCAGCCTTCGCTCCGCTTCCCAGGAGAACGTGGTCATCGTCGACCAGTCGGACGTCGCCAACGTAAGAATCATCGGCGAGATGGATCGCTTCAGCGCCATGACCCTGCTTCATGACGAGGCCATCTATCTTCATGAGGGCGTGCAGTATCAAGTGGAGAAGCTGGACTGGGAGCATAAGAAAGCTTATGTCCGGGAAGTCGATGTCGAATATTATACGGATGCCAATCTGGCCGTCAATCTTAAGGTTCTGGAACTGGACCGGACAACGAGCCGGGAGAGAACCGCCGTGCATTTCGGAGATGTAGCGGTCAACGTCATGCCGACCATTTTCAAGAAGATCAAGCTGACGACCTTCGAAAATATCGGATCCGGTCCGATTCACCTGCCGGAAGAAGAGCTGCATACGAGTGCCGCCTGGATCGAATGGAGGGAAACGGATCCCGAGCTCGGAAAGAAGACCCTGGAGCAGCTGCTGCTCGGGATAGCCAACGTGCTGAAGCACATCGTTCCGGTTATGGCCATGTGCGACCGCAGGGATATTCACGTGGTTTCCCAGATCAAAGCGGCTCATACGGGACTGCCCACCATATTCGTCTATGACCATTATCCGGGAGGAATCGGATTGGCCGAAGATGTGTACAAACGAATTGACGAAGTCAAACAGGCGGCCAGCACCTTAATTCAAAAGTGCCCATGTAAGGATGGATGCCCATCATGTATAGGAACCGAAATAGAAGGAATCAACGGCAAACACAAAAGTATACAGCTCCTGAAGCAGCTGTAG
- a CDS encoding LrgB family protein, producing the protein MSSFEWLNRPEFGVTVTVAAYVTARRLHLRWSRLHPLFVTAGALILFLIVTGIPYEAYKAGGDVIYFFLGPGTVALGVPLYKHATRIRQSLVPVLAGITVGTVASILFSALLVWMLGGTRELLLSILPKSASTPIAIEVVRTLGGTPELGAVITSLTGLLGSMIGPEFLRLCGVRSDVAIGTAIGTASHGIGTARLVRESELQASMSSLAMGIAGILTSLLLGTLSGWI; encoded by the coding sequence ATGAGTAGTTTCGAATGGCTGAATCGGCCGGAATTCGGGGTTACCGTCACGGTTGCCGCATATGTAACGGCCCGCCGGCTGCATCTGAGGTGGAGCCGGCTTCATCCGCTTTTCGTCACGGCAGGGGCGCTGATCCTTTTTCTGATTGTGACGGGAATTCCCTACGAGGCCTACAAAGCCGGCGGTGATGTGATTTATTTTTTTCTTGGACCGGGAACAGTTGCCCTTGGAGTGCCTCTGTATAAGCACGCCACCCGGATTCGGCAGAGTCTGGTCCCGGTGCTTGCCGGGATTACGGTCGGAACGGTTGCTTCCATTCTGTTCTCCGCCTTGCTCGTCTGGATGCTGGGAGGAACACGCGAGCTGCTGCTCAGCATTCTCCCCAAATCCGCTTCCACTCCGATTGCGATAGAGGTGGTCCGGACGTTAGGCGGCACGCCTGAGCTAGGAGCCGTCATCACCTCCTTGACCGGCTTGCTCGGAAGCATGATCGGTCCCGAATTTTTACGGCTTTGCGGGGTTCGGAGCGATGTCGCCATCGGAACGGCCATCGGAACCGCTTCGCATGGAATCGGGACGGCCCGGCTGGTCCGGGAATCGGAGCTTCAGGCCAGTATGAGCAGCTTGGCCATGGGTATCGCCGGTATTCTGACCTCTCTTCTCCTCGGAACCTTGAGCGGATGGATCTAG
- a CDS encoding CidA/LrgA family protein, which yields MLGLGILLGFHFLGVLLQHGLGLPLPANVIGLVLFTASLFMGIVKLEWVEASAQFLLDHLLLFFAPVLVGLIGLYPVIERNAYAMVISLVVSTLVSLAAAGWMTQGLGRRGGRRGHE from the coding sequence ATGCTTGGGTTGGGAATTTTGCTTGGATTCCATTTTCTTGGAGTTCTGCTGCAGCACGGACTGGGCTTGCCTCTGCCGGCCAATGTGATAGGACTTGTGCTGTTTACCGCTTCCTTGTTTATGGGGATTGTGAAGCTGGAGTGGGTGGAGGCTTCCGCTCAATTTCTGCTTGACCATCTGCTGTTGTTTTTTGCTCCGGTTCTCGTCGGATTAATCGGCCTTTACCCGGTCATCGAGCGGAATGCGTATGCCATGGTGATCAGCCTGGTCGTCAGCACTCTGGTGTCGCTTGCCGCGGCAGGCTGGATGACGCAGGGGTTGGGCCGCAGAGGGGGAAGAAGGGGCCATGAGTAG
- the murA gene encoding UDP-N-acetylglucosamine 1-carboxyvinyltransferase: MKWIEVANSGPLKGSVRIPGSKNSSLALLAAACMADGEVRLKGIPNILDFRFIQEIAAGAGISMKREINGDVIINGGTITSADLNRERTSSYRASYYFIGALLSKMGRVSIGYPGGDNFVSRPIDQHVKALKAMGAEVSFMEDHYKVEASKLTGADIYFDMITSGATINAILLAALAEGTTVLRNAAKDPEVVDTANFINRMGGKVFGAGTDTIRIEGVKRLSGCEYNVIPDRLIAGAFLMAAGMTKGTVTVEDTIPEHLGSCISKLREIGMNIEVGENSITAYGESSLRATRVRTGMYPSFATDLQQPLTSLLLLSPGRSIITERVYPERFNHVPQLKRMGARIEVRRGSAFIQGGSQLKGNFVHASDVRAGTCLIMAGLVAEGTTRITGVEHIERGYENVIGLFRDLGAELTYREGEYGQTEQASDLMVGV, from the coding sequence ATGAAATGGATAGAAGTCGCGAACTCAGGTCCTTTGAAGGGCAGCGTCCGGATTCCCGGTTCCAAGAACAGTTCGCTCGCTCTGCTGGCTGCCGCCTGCATGGCGGACGGAGAGGTTCGATTAAAGGGAATTCCCAACATTTTGGATTTCCGGTTTATTCAGGAAATAGCCGCAGGAGCCGGCATTTCCATGAAGCGGGAGATAAACGGAGATGTGATTATCAACGGAGGAACCATCACATCCGCCGACCTGAACCGGGAGAGAACGTCGTCTTACCGTGCTTCCTATTATTTCATAGGAGCGCTGCTTTCCAAGATGGGAAGGGTGAGCATTGGGTATCCCGGAGGAGACAATTTCGTATCCCGGCCCATCGATCAGCATGTGAAAGCTCTGAAGGCGATGGGAGCCGAGGTTTCCTTTATGGAGGATCATTATAAGGTCGAAGCCTCCAAGCTGACAGGGGCAGATATTTATTTCGACATGATCACCTCCGGAGCCACCATCAATGCCATTTTGCTGGCGGCTCTTGCCGAAGGAACAACGGTTCTGAGGAACGCGGCGAAAGATCCCGAAGTCGTGGATACTGCTAACTTCATCAACCGAATGGGCGGTAAAGTATTCGGCGCAGGAACCGACACGATTCGCATCGAAGGAGTCAAAAGACTGTCCGGCTGCGAATACAACGTCATTCCGGACCGCCTGATCGCCGGGGCTTTCCTGATGGCGGCCGGGATGACCAAGGGAACGGTGACGGTCGAGGATACCATTCCCGAGCACCTTGGTTCCTGCATTTCGAAGCTGAGGGAAATCGGAATGAACATTGAGGTGGGCGAGAACAGCATTACGGCTTACGGAGAGTCTTCTCTACGGGCTACCCGGGTACGGACCGGCATGTACCCGTCGTTCGCCACCGACCTTCAGCAGCCGCTGACCTCTCTGCTTCTGCTGTCTCCGGGCCGCAGCATCATAACGGAGAGGGTTTACCCCGAGCGCTTTAATCATGTGCCCCAGCTTAAACGAATGGGAGCGCGCATCGAAGTCCGCCGCGGCAGTGCCTTTATTCAAGGGGGCTCCCAGCTGAAAGGGAACTTCGTTCACGCTTCGGATGTGCGTGCCGGCACCTGCCTGATCATGGCGGGACTGGTGGCCGAAGGGACGACCCGCATTACCGGGGTGGAGCACATCGAACGCGGCTATGAGAATGTGATCGGCCTTTTCCGTGACCTGGGAGCGGAGCTCACCTACCGGGAAGGCGAGTACGGCCAGACCGAGCAGGCATCGGACCTCATGGTCGGGGTGTAA
- a CDS encoding DNA-3-methyladenine glycosylase family protein, translated as METVKETELPFIRKTVENMLSVDVDLGTYYLQLQKHQKIAFLAERLYGLRIIREADPYECLIKTIIGQQMNLSFAATLVRRLVETVSTPLLFEGTAYYPFPSPEEIASLSYEQLTQLQFSRRKAEYVIDLSRKTAEGGLKFDDLDRKRNEEIMERLLPERGVGRWTVECFLLFGLGRTDLLPAADIGLRNAVKKWYGLKEQPTEADIRRMGADWTPWSSYFTFYLWESLNQPDLMPAIPDPTEP; from the coding sequence ATGGAAACCGTCAAGGAAACCGAGCTGCCCTTCATCCGGAAAACGGTGGAGAACATGCTGTCGGTGGACGTGGATCTGGGTACATATTACCTTCAACTCCAGAAACACCAAAAAATTGCTTTCCTTGCCGAACGGCTGTATGGCCTGCGCATTATCCGGGAAGCGGATCCTTATGAATGTCTTATCAAGACCATTATCGGGCAGCAGATGAATCTTTCCTTCGCCGCCACGCTCGTCCGGAGATTGGTTGAAACCGTCTCGACGCCCTTGCTTTTCGAAGGAACGGCCTACTATCCTTTTCCGTCTCCGGAGGAGATCGCCTCCTTGTCGTACGAGCAACTAACCCAGCTGCAATTCAGCCGCCGAAAGGCCGAGTATGTCATCGATCTTTCTCGAAAAACAGCGGAGGGCGGGTTAAAATTCGACGATTTGGACAGAAAAAGGAATGAGGAGATTATGGAGAGGCTTCTGCCCGAGAGAGGCGTCGGCCGCTGGACGGTAGAATGTTTCCTGCTCTTCGGCCTAGGAAGGACGGACCTGCTTCCCGCGGCAGATATTGGACTGAGAAATGCCGTAAAGAAATGGTACGGGCTAAAAGAACAGCCAACCGAGGCCGATATAAGAAGAATGGGTGCCGATTGGACACCCTGGTCCAGCTACTTCACTTTCTATCTTTGGGAAAGCTTGAACCAGCCGGATCTCATGCCTGCCATACCGGATCCTACGGAACCATAA
- the tlp gene encoding small acid-soluble spore protein Tlp, whose product MAKPDNRADNVEHLQEHIQNTIDNLEESESYLNEHADEISSEERETLQNKNDRRRESLAAFREEVKDEAHSQDV is encoded by the coding sequence ATGGCCAAACCGGACAATCGCGCAGACAACGTAGAACATTTGCAGGAACACATCCAGAACACGATCGACAACCTGGAGGAGTCCGAAAGCTACCTTAACGAGCATGCCGATGAGATTTCTTCCGAAGAACGGGAAACCCTTCAGAACAAGAACGACCGCCGCCGGGAAAGCCTTGCCGCTTTCAGGGAAGAAGTTAAGGACGAAGCCCACTCGCAGGACGTTTAA